In the Silene latifolia isolate original U9 population chromosome 1, ASM4854445v1, whole genome shotgun sequence genome, TCTTTACATGACATTTAAAAATTCTCTTCTTTTTTTCTGCAGAGAATTCCGAATGATCAGATCAGAAACGAATTGGCAGATATAGAGACCCTAAAAGAGGACAGAATTCATGAAATACTGCAGAATTTTCTCGAAGATGTGAAACAAGATGCACTGACAGCTAATGGATGGTGCGCGCTGAATCCTGCATATGGAATTTCCAAGACAGTACTCAATGCCTACACCCGATTACTGGCGAAAAAGCAGCAGAGGATGTACATAAACTGTGTGCATCCTGGACATGTTGATACTGATCTGTCGTGGCATACAGGACCCATGACTCCGGCAGAAGGCGCTTTAGCACCTGTCAGATTGGCATTGCTCCCTGACAGTGGTCCGACTGGACGCTATTTCAATCAGATGGAAGAAGATGCCTTCTGAGCTCATGGAGGATAACAGGATGAACATTAGTTGCTTTATTGATATCATGAGCAAAATAAATTTATGTTTAGCTTCGGATAAAAATGAActtataaaatttgaaaaaagagtgaaatattctcaagaatctttctttttttggattattaacatgtgccctaagggcacacattaGAAAAACTCTTGAAAAAATGATGTTatattaatttatataattattatcAGTGTAGCCTAAATTAAGAACATTATCATATACTAACGGATCAATTGATGAAAATACTTTTTAATGTTGCACTTTTTAAAACTTAACATCTTATTAAAAGTTTTTTAAAACTTAATACCTTAATGTGCATATCATACATATCATTCACATTTTGGTACCTTAAGTGgatttagaccaaaaaaaatagAATATTACGGTCATTTTTTAAAGACATGGCAAAGTATTTAGGATGCATTTCGTTCACATTTTCAACCTCTTTCATTCCCTCTTATAACTACAAGTAGACCTGTCAAAACCTGACCCGACCCAAAAACCGACCGTAACCTAACCCGTAAATAACCCGCAAATAACCTGGTTTTTTCAAGCCGAACACGAAAGATACCCGAACCCGTTTTGACCCGTAAAAAAAAGGTCGAAACCCGACCCGTAGCGGGTTGACCGTTGGGTCAAGACAATATATCTTCCTTAAAATACACAATGTCTTATATGTATTGACTTATATTTTTTTAAGGAAAGATATGTATATATGCGGTATGTATGTCACATACATCATTACCTCAAATCACGTGTCACGTCATCACCTCGAAGTGTGTCTCATATTGTCACTTTCACCGTAGTACCTTGAACCGTATTCCATGTTAGCACTGCTTGACACCTCATCACCTCGGACCACATGTCACGTCATCACCTCGAAATGTGTGCCACGTCGTCCCTTTCGCTAGTACGTCGAACCGCATTCCACGTTAGCACTGTCACTTCATCACCTCAAACCAGGCAAATTATCGTAATTAACCAACCCGAGCTAAAGAAATGACCAGGCTAACTCGACCGCAagtgacccaaacccgacccggaCCCGAGCTAAAGAATCATCATCATTTATACACCCCACTTGAACTTACTTCGTAGAAAATCTCACTAAATCACTTGAGGCACTAAGCTTATTATAGGAATGGCATCTAAACAAAAATATGAGAGGCAAATTCACTTGCCCAAATCTACTGTATTATTTACGTAGCTAATTCATAAAGATGTGTAATAAGTAACAACTAACAAACATGTCTATAATTGCAGGATTGCGGTTGTGACCGGTGCTAATAAAGGAATAGGATGGGAAATTGTCCGGCAGCTTGCGACCGCCTCGGTGACGGTGGTTTTGACGGCTCGAGACAAAGAAAGAGGAGAGAAGGCCACCTTAAAGCTTCACAACTTGGGTCTTACCAATGTTGTGTTCCATCAGTTGGATGTAACTGATTCTAATAGTATCACCTTCTTAGTTCATTTCATTGAGACcaagtttgggaaactagatatttTGGTATGTTTTCTTTCACTTGTTTTTGGACTTTTTAATGTGGATCTAGATTTATAGAAATGGACCGAGACCGTCTTATCCTATTTGTGCTAGTCATCAGTTTACCTTTGCATTTCGCGAAAATGTTACTAATATGGCTCAATGCATTCTGTTTTTGTCTTTTGTGTGTTACTTGACTAGTAAGGTTAAGACGGATAtgtccgtcttaaatgagaatttgtgaagagCTTATATTGGTTTAGTATTGAATTTTTATAACATTCGAGCAAAACCAAATTGGAAAAATGTTAGTTTTGGCTGATGATTTGGGTGAAGATGTTCGTGACTAGACCATTGTTCTCTTTCATCAAGTTTCGGATACCTAATGGAAATCGCTCCTTAGTTGTTCTCTATTAAGAAACTATTACTCTATGTTGTATCTTATTCGGTTTTACATTGTAGTATTTCAGTATGGCTCTAAGAGCCATATTACTAGAATGTAAGATTTTTTcgcactacaaaaaaaaaaattcgaaaaatcttGGGGAGTGCCAAATATGCAAGATAGCAAATTAGTCCGACACAGAACAATCTGAGACTAGGAAATTCAAGAATTCACAACTTCACGTTATatatgatagatgaaccatctcaaccaaaaccttaaggtgatggttgaggtccaactattataaatattcctattacgctccctcactcaaatgcccgttgggcttgaagagtggttaattgtgcaccggctcccccgtatCGCGtaagttttgaggttgccaggattcgaacccgtgacctatggtcacactggctctgataccatgatagatgaaccatctcaaccaaaaccttaaggtgatggttgaggtccaactattataaatattcctattaataTATGGTAGCTGAATCCATGTAACTTTCCGACTGTTTTTACTGCTGGCAAAAAATAAGGTATAGAAGTGCAGAATTGACCTAGTTATTACCcaaaaacaatcaaacccgaactGATTTGTACTCTACTTGATATGTGCACACCTGAATGACCCGACCTGAATACCAGTATAGCAGGTCTACTTGTGTGTGCGTGCTTGTGGTAGCTGATGATACATTACTGCCTACAGGTGAATAATGCAGCCCACTGTGGTATGCAAGTAGACGAAGAAGGATTAAAGGCCTTAAGTATTACTCCGCAAACCTGGGTAATGTTCATACAGCATGGGTGTCTCTCGTAGTTTCTTTCCCAAGGGATGAATGCCTAACAAAACTCGCCTTTTTTCTGTCTCGAGTAGAAATCTGAAGCAGCCAACTTGCTGCCACGCCTGAATGAATTGGAGAAGACTACTTATGAGACAGCAGAAGAATGCTTCAACATAAATTATTACGGCGTGAAAAGGGTCATTGAAGCTTTTCTTCCATTGCTTGAGCTTTCTGCTGTCGGAGCAAGGATCGTAAATGTTACCTCTCTAAGTGGAGAATTACAGGTCAGTGCCCTTAAAATTCATTGCTGTTTTCGTAATTACATGACATTCAAAAATAATCGCTTTTCATTTCCACCACGGGTAAAGTTGTTGTCTCGAGATGACCTGGCCCATGCCCACCTGAATAACTTGTTTGGGAGGTTTACTGTCTCTGTTGCCTTCGGTTGTCGAATTAATACTAAATCCCAAGTTTTTTTTCTGCAGAGAATTCCAAATGATCAGATCAGAAACGAATTTGCAAATATAGAGACCCTAACAGAGAACAGAATTTGTGAAATACTGCAGAAGTTTCTCGAAGATGTGAAACAAGACGCACTGACAGCCAATGGATGGCCCTTACTGATGCCTGCCTATGTAATTTCCAAGACAGCACTCAATGCCTACACCCGACTGCTGGCGATAAAACACGAGAGGATGTACATAAACTGTGTGCATCCTGGCCATGCTGATACTGATCTGGCATGGCATACAGGACCGATGACTCCAGAAGGCGGCGCTAAAGCGCCTGTCAGATTAGCATTGCTCCCTGACGGTGGTCCCACAGGACGCTTCTTCAATGAGATGGAAGAAGCTGCTTTCTGAGCTCGTGGGAACGGGGAGGATAACAGAATGAACATTAGATGCTTTATTGATAGCATGAGCAAAATAAATTTATGTTTAGCTTCGGAAAAAATGAACTGATTCCATGACAACAGACATTCTAGTATTCTATCAACTGTCTTAAAAATTCTTGGTGTCTAAAAATTATCAAAAGATACATCGCAGAGTCAAAAATAAAAATTCCGTCTCATTTTCGGTACCCTACTTTCTCAAACTATTTGTGTTACCTTAGCTAACTTCGACTTATTTTCACTGTATATCTATTTCAATCACTATGCATAAGTTACTAACCAGAAAGCTAGGGGTGTTCATCCAATGGTCCGGACTAAAGATCGGACCGGACCACGCAATTTGGTCTGGAGCAGATCGGGCCATACTTTATTTTAATCCGGTTCTGGATCAAACCGAACGGACCACGGAAGCTATTATCTAACCAATTGGAATGTAAATATTTTTTTGGTAACAAAAAAGAGTGGTAAAAGGTTTCTCGTGGTGACGTTCGCGTACACCATGTCCTTTCTCGCTCTCGGATGGCCGACACTTTTACCAAAGGACTTCCATCAGTCCTATTTGATGGTTTTCGAGAAAGTCTCAACATTCGTCCTCCTCCCTTTCCGACTGCGGGGGGTGTTGGatatggaattttttttttttttttttttttttgacaactgtAAATAAAGGTTCTACAATTTCATTGCATGACGGGCCAAGCCATGTGCAATGATATTGAGGTGCCTAGtaataaaaacaaaaactaaacaatGAAAAGAAGCATAGTGGGAATTCATATCCTGTAAGATATCCTTTATGGTATGGCTTGCTCTCTCCAGGCCTCATATCTGCAAAATCAATTGGAGACAGTCAGACGCCACTTGTAGATGCAGAATAGCCTTATCCTCTGCCCATTTTAAAACCTACCGTCCTTAGCCACAACCATCCCATTAGAGTCATACCCCACCCATCCCGCTCCCGCATTGTAGCTTTTTTTCCCAACTAGCATCAACCTTCACCCGTGTTACCCTACATTGATTACTATTTCCAACAATGAAGACCGGATGGCCGTTCTTAACTGCTACAGTATCCTGCGAAAGCACCGCCGTCCCCATCTCAGCAAGGTAATGAAACTTTTCCTTTCTCTCTGCCTCCATCCGGATCCCCCTGAGACTGTGCTCAATGTTCATGGCGACTGACTGAAAGAGAACATGTGTTGGGATTGAGTCCCCTCCAAAGATCGTATTATTACGAAGAGTCCATATGCCCCAAAGCGTAGCCAGAAACCTAAGAACCCTCTGCTCACCTTCTTGGAGATTTTGTAAGAACCTTAGCCAGTTAATAATCCAATCTCCAATTTTGATCATTTCTGATCCCTCTGTTCTGATTCCTAAGTCTTGATATGGAATATATTTGGTAAATAATGTAATAATCTGTTTCTCTATTTGTAGCAACTAATTAGGTATGTTATCGCTTGTAATTAGGCTACGATATCTCGCAAATAGGTGTCCAAATACTGATGAAGTATCTCAATAGAGCATTACATTCCTTCAATATACACACTATTTTATGCAGGTAGTAGGTTCCTTGAATTTACATCAAACTAGCTTACCGTGTAAAGTTGTACAGGCATATATATAGAGAAATTTATAAATGATCTtttaaattctttcaaaagttaaCACAAAATACTATAAAGTTACTAGTATTTAGTCTGAAGAATCAGAAGAGTAACAAATTAATAATCACTTGGAAAAGCTTAAGCATGGACTCTAATAAACAAGAATATGAGAGGCAAATTCATTTAACAATCTAATGTATCATTTACTATTTAATTAAAGATGTGTAGTAACAAACAAGTTTATAATTTACAGGATTGCGGTCGTGACTGGTGCTAATAAAGGGATAGGATGGGAAATTGTCCGTCAGCTTGCGACTGCTGAGGTGACGGTGGTTTTGACAGCCAGAGACAAAGAAAGAGGAGAGGAGGCCACCTTAAAGCTTCACAACTTGGGTCTCACCAATGTTGTGTTCCATCAGCTCGATGTAACCGATTCTAATAGTATCACCTCCTTGGCTCATTTCGTTAAGGCtaagtttgggaaactagatatatTGGTATGCTTTCTTTCATTGTTTTTTCGGGAATTCTATGTTGTACCCGTTAAGTTTGAATTTCTATGTTTTACCTCGACCTTTCTTATATTCTACATTGTATTTTAAATAATTTGTACAAAACCAAATTGAAAAGTCTTTAATAAATGAGGGGGGAACAAATATGCAAGATAG is a window encoding:
- the LOC141615211 gene encoding (+)-neomenthol dehydrogenase-like, with translation MASKQKYERIAVVTGANKGIGWEIVRQLATASVTVVLTARDKERGEKATLKLHNLGLTNVVFHQLDVTDSNSITFLVHFIETKFGKLDILVNNAAHCGMQVDEEGLKALSITPQTWKSEAANLLPRLNELEKTTYETAEECFNINYYGVKRVIEAFLPLLELSAVGARIVNVTSLSGELQRIPNDQIRNEFANIETLTENRICEILQKFLEDVKQDALTANGWPLLMPAYVISKTALNAYTRLLAIKHERMYINCVHPGHADTDLAWHTGPMTPEGGAKAPVRLALLPDGGPTGRFFNEMEEAAF